One Malania oleifera isolate guangnan ecotype guangnan chromosome 10, ASM2987363v1, whole genome shotgun sequence genomic region harbors:
- the LOC131166854 gene encoding uncharacterized protein LOC131166854 produces MNPSKIAENLFHHNHHHHHHPHHHHLHPPQITDHHQQQHSHHHPQHHQDQLQPPIQDSPHFPLPPISEFVLFRDDEDDDTGSPSSSDQDDPTRAVSSSACNDVMSSSATTTATVATKIPHSPAYINPEPHISSQFYTFNSESHALMIRCILEGRLATPDEIRAATPDSVLMSWRAVWRDRNEDTAYLTAWKRIQDKLSAHVDATGNEFLCFKNNSQQFVSHVNQWQDIVMGFHGDTDLKHLGLKETIDRIKQVWTVGAKFYGIPESFIRVCVAACPLCSDSLGSGARTKRRRFEYTESIDVPAKEVPHRLQQLAAKHKVVLCIRQKYIRYKPFMAEVKDYACHRAGEPAAKKSRILKREPYASKRCGCGFRIRAIVPISNYNEKDKTFVYEEEGMAVFKLYAVHSGHEPGPSDGNARIMHRVVGHKGGFLMDHDPVYGISDDAENESFGFMGKDDGDLQISIMQQLQELRAEVGLLEGKIAKIPRELLRSVSRELFEVLNKVRSVRECVSKPDDLLSDKQHSNDVLVGESDLAHWSDHPHERMYGDGKETELIEEDEDSFGRTLGDVTTWDQMRTECRTQKDLMSETCKTEKWLKCSEFDHKSILDCEDTKLTKPIQHDETMVTDVGLVGIQVDSFYPENSKWYDSPCGLDPGADCGDSGFRHGEIV; encoded by the coding sequence ATGAACCCTAGCAAAATTGCAGAAAATCTCTTCCACCataaccaccaccaccaccaccacccccaCCATCACCATCTACATCCACCCCAGATCACGGACCACCACCAGCAGCAGCACAGCCACCACCATCCGCAGCACCACCAGGACCAACTTCAGCCGCCGATTCAAGACTCTCCTCACTTCCCTCTCCCTCCGATCTCCGAATTTGTGCTCTTCCGCGACGACGAAGATGACGACACGGGCAGCCCCTCCTCCTCCGACCAGGATGACCCGACTCGCGCGGTCTCCTCCTCCGCCTGCAACGACGTCATGTCGTCCTCCGCCACCACTACTGCGACGGTGGCCACCAAAATCCCTCACTCTCCGGCGTACATTAACCCGGAGCCCCACATCTCCTCTCAATTCTACACTTTCAACAGCGAGTCGCATGCCCTAATGATCCGTTGCATTCTCGAGGGCCGCCTGGCTACCCCCGACGAGATCCGCGCGGCCACGCCCGACTCTGTCCTCATGAGCTGGCGTGCCGTGTGGAGAGACCGCAACGAGGACACTGCGTACCTCACGGCCTGGAAGCGCATTCAAGACAAGCTCTCCGCCCACGTCGATGCCACTGGTAACGAATTTCTCTGTTTCAAGAACAATTCGCAGCAATTTGTGTCTCATGTTAATCAATGGCAAGACATTGTCATGGGTTTCCACGGGGACACCGATTTGAAACACTTAGGGCTTAAGGAAACCATAGACAGAATCAAGCAAGTGTGGACTGTAGGTGCAAAATTCTATGGAATTCCTGAATCTTTTATTAGGGTTTGTGTTGCTGCGTGCCCCCTCTGCTCTGACTCCTTAGGATCTGGGGCAAGGACAAAGCGGCGCAGATTTGAGTACACAGAGTCTATTGATGTCCCTGCAAAGGAGGTGCCGCATAGGTTGCAGCAATTGGCAGCAAAGCATAAGGTGGTGCTTTGCATTAGGCAAAAGTACATTAGGTATAAGCCTTTTATGGCTGAGGTTAAGGATTATGCATGTCATAGGGCAGGGGAGCCGGCAGCAAAGAAATCAAGGATTTTGAAGAGGGAACCATACGCATCAAAGCGCTGTGGATGTGGGTTTCGGATTAGGGCAATTGTACCAATCTCAAATTACAATGAGAAGGACAAGACTTTTGTGTATGAAGAAGAGGGGATGGCAGTGTTCAAGCTTTATGCGGTGCATTCAGGGCATGAACCTGGTCCATCAGATGGGAATGCGAGGATCATGCATCGGGTGGTTGGACATAAAGGAGGATTTTTGATGGATCATGACCCTGTGTATGGGATTAGCGATGATGCTGAGAATGAGAGTTTTGGTTTTATGGGGAAGGATGATGGGGACTTACAGATTTCGATTATGCAGCAGCTGCAAGAATTGAGAGCTGAAGTTGGCTTACTTGAAGGAAAAATAGCAAAAATCCCACGGGAGCTATTGCGTTCCGTGTCTCGTGAACTCTTTGAAGTTTTGAATAAAGTTCGGAGTGTCAGAGAATGTGTCTCAAAGCCAGATGATTTGCTTTCAGACAAGCAACATTCAAATGATGTTTTGGTGGGGGAGAGTGATTTGGCACATTGGAGTGACCACCCCCATGAACGGATGTATGGAGATGGTAAGGAGACAGAATTGATTGAGGAAGATGAAGACAGCTTTGGTAGAACCCTTGGGGATGTTACAACATGGGATCAGATGAGGACAGAATGTAGGACTCAGAAGGATCTGATGAGTGAGACTTGTAAAACTGAGAAGTGGCTGAAGTGCAGCGAGTTCGACCACAAGAGTATTCTTGACTGTGAAGATACTAAACTAACCAAGCCCATTCAACATGATGAGACCATGGTTACTGATGTAGGTCTTGTTGGTATACAGGTAGACAGTTTTTACCCAGAGAATTCTAAATGGTATGATTCGCCCTGTGGATTGGACCCTGGTGCAGACTGTGGGGATAGTGGTTTCAGGCATGGGGAAATTGTGTAG